A section of the Agrobacterium tumefaciens genome encodes:
- a CDS encoding ABC transporter permease — MSHIQELIPPRPAPIVADKPLNISRIVGIAVITLWLLLAAALIFAMIEGWDWDKFQRYGPRYIDGLITTITLVGSSIILGAILSVPIAFARMSENRIIGALAYAYVYVFRSTPLLAQLFLIYYGLGSFRPALEAVDLWWFFREAWYCGLLSLTLNTAAYQAEILRGAIQSVPRGQHEGAASLGISKFITFRKIILPQALIVALRPYGNEIILMIKGSAVVSIVTVFDLMGQTRYAFSRTFDYQAYLWAAIFYLTIVETLRHVWAWLEARLTRHLKR, encoded by the coding sequence ATGAGCCATATCCAGGAACTCATTCCGCCGCGCCCGGCGCCGATCGTTGCGGACAAGCCGCTGAACATTTCCCGTATCGTCGGCATCGCCGTCATCACGCTCTGGCTGCTCCTCGCCGCCGCGCTGATCTTCGCCATGATCGAAGGCTGGGACTGGGACAAGTTCCAGCGCTATGGGCCGCGCTACATTGATGGTCTCATCACCACCATCACGCTGGTCGGCAGCTCAATCATTCTTGGCGCAATCCTCTCAGTGCCGATCGCCTTTGCGCGCATGTCGGAAAACCGCATCATCGGCGCGCTGGCCTATGCCTATGTTTACGTCTTCCGCAGCACGCCACTGCTGGCGCAGCTTTTCCTGATCTATTACGGCCTCGGCAGCTTTCGCCCGGCGCTGGAAGCCGTCGATCTCTGGTGGTTTTTCCGCGAAGCCTGGTATTGTGGGCTCCTGTCGCTGACGCTCAACACCGCCGCCTATCAGGCCGAGATCCTGCGCGGAGCGATCCAGAGTGTGCCGCGCGGCCAGCACGAGGGCGCGGCCTCGCTCGGCATCTCGAAATTCATCACCTTCCGCAAGATCATCCTGCCACAGGCGCTGATCGTCGCATTGCGCCCTTATGGCAACGAGATCATCCTGATGATCAAGGGCTCGGCGGTTGTCTCCATCGTCACCGTCTTCGACCTGATGGGCCAGACCCGTTACGCCTTTTCCCGCACCTTCGATTATCAGGCCTATCTCTGGGCTGCGATCTTTTATCTCACGATCGTTGAGACGCTTCGGCATGTTTGGGCCTGGCTGGAAGCCCGGCTGACGCGACACCTCAAGCGTTAA
- a CDS encoding usg protein, producing MNKDMEKMLRGYGLTTAQIFYRLPDHPLVLQTYVWQNYDLAPDFPEMHGFLKFWQEKLDGPLHSVRYVHRQVISAQEWRALKGEFILH from the coding sequence ATGAACAAGGACATGGAAAAGATGCTGAGGGGCTACGGCCTCACCACCGCCCAGATTTTCTACCGCCTGCCGGACCATCCGCTGGTCCTCCAGACCTATGTCTGGCAAAACTACGACCTGGCCCCTGATTTCCCCGAAATGCACGGCTTCCTCAAATTCTGGCAGGAAAAGCTAGACGGCCCCCTGCACTCCGTCCGCTATGTGCACCGGCAGGTTATCTCGGCGCAGGAATGGCGCGCGCTGAAAGGGGAGTTCATCCTCCACTAA
- a CDS encoding ABC transporter substrate-binding protein, with translation MPISTRLLAAVSIAAISLFSGAALAQDKIVIGTEGAYPPFNNLEADGTLTGFDIDIAKALCEQMKAECTFVTNDWDGIIPALQAKKFDAIIASMSITPERLQKVDFSKKYYNTPPAIAVPKDSPIKSIEDLKGKSLGAQGSTTHSNYAEKHFPDADVKMYPTADEYKLDIANGRIDAVIDDIVVLSEWLKTDAGKCCKILTPLKVDPEINGNGAGIAVRKGDTALADKFTAAIAGIRASGKYQEINKKYFDFDVYGD, from the coding sequence ATGCCTATTTCCACCCGTCTGCTCGCAGCCGTATCGATTGCCGCCATCTCGCTTTTTTCCGGCGCGGCTCTCGCGCAGGACAAGATCGTCATCGGCACCGAAGGCGCCTACCCGCCCTTCAACAATCTGGAAGCCGACGGCACGCTGACCGGCTTCGACATCGACATCGCCAAGGCGCTGTGCGAACAAATGAAGGCCGAATGCACCTTCGTTACCAATGACTGGGACGGCATCATCCCCGCCCTTCAGGCCAAGAAGTTCGACGCGATCATCGCGTCCATGTCGATCACGCCGGAGCGCCTCCAGAAGGTCGACTTCTCCAAGAAATATTACAACACCCCGCCGGCAATCGCCGTGCCGAAAGATTCGCCGATCAAGTCCATCGAAGATCTCAAGGGCAAGTCGCTCGGCGCGCAAGGTTCCACAACACACTCCAACTATGCCGAAAAGCATTTCCCGGATGCGGACGTGAAGATGTATCCGACCGCCGACGAATATAAGCTCGACATCGCGAATGGCCGCATCGACGCCGTGATCGACGATATCGTCGTTCTGTCGGAGTGGCTGAAGACCGACGCCGGCAAGTGCTGCAAGATCCTGACGCCGCTCAAGGTCGATCCCGAGATCAACGGCAACGGCGCAGGCATTGCCGTGCGCAAGGGCGACACGGCGCTGGCCGACAAGTTCACGGCCGCAATCGCCGGTATCCGCGCCAGCGGCAAGTATCAGGAGATCAACAAAAAATACTTCGATTTCGACGTTTACGGCGATTAA
- a CDS encoding ABC transporter permease, with the protein MSGAFSAIGAFWAYVSTLLDPFCGPVGLFSLFGNGTLVACGDAGWGDEIAFGVKVTISLALATLPVGLLIGFLIALAAQSEEKSLRLAAGIYTTIFRGLPELLTLFIVYYGIQMLLQSLAGYVGFSGPIEINAFVAGMVALSVVFSSYASEVLLSAFKAIPKGQYEAGDALGLSRSRTMVLIIIPQLVRIALPGMTNLWVILLKDTSYVSIIGLADIIRQTGIAARVSKEAFFFYGIACLLYLILALISSVGIGFIDRWSRKSEARR; encoded by the coding sequence ATGAGCGGAGCATTTTCCGCCATAGGTGCGTTCTGGGCCTATGTCTCGACACTTCTCGATCCCTTCTGCGGACCGGTCGGTCTCTTCTCGCTTTTCGGAAACGGCACCCTTGTCGCCTGCGGCGATGCGGGCTGGGGCGATGAAATCGCCTTCGGCGTCAAGGTCACGATCTCGCTGGCGCTTGCGACCCTGCCCGTCGGGCTGCTGATCGGTTTCCTCATCGCGCTCGCCGCACAGTCGGAAGAAAAATCACTGCGGCTGGCCGCCGGCATCTACACCACGATCTTCCGCGGCCTGCCGGAACTCCTGACGCTTTTCATCGTCTATTACGGCATTCAGATGCTGCTGCAATCGCTGGCAGGTTACGTCGGCTTCAGCGGCCCCATCGAAATCAACGCTTTCGTTGCCGGCATGGTGGCGCTTTCGGTCGTCTTTTCGTCCTATGCTTCCGAAGTGCTGCTTTCGGCTTTCAAGGCCATACCGAAAGGCCAATACGAGGCCGGTGACGCGCTCGGTCTTTCCCGCAGCCGCACCATGGTGCTCATCATCATTCCGCAGCTGGTGCGGATCGCTCTGCCCGGCATGACCAATCTCTGGGTCATCCTGCTGAAAGACACGTCCTACGTCTCGATCATCGGCCTTGCCGATATCATCCGCCAGACCGGCATTGCCGCCCGCGTCAGCAAGGAAGCCTTCTTCTTCTATGGCATCGCCTGCCTGCTTTACCTCATCCTGGCACTCATCTCGTCCGTCGGCATCGGCTTCATCGATCGCTGGTCGCGCAAATCGGAGGCCAGACGATGA